The proteins below are encoded in one region of Shewanella putrefaciens:
- a CDS encoding dihydrolipoyllysine-residue acetyltransferase — translation MIKDFILPDIGEGVVECELVEWLVKEGDTVVEDQPIADVMTDKALVQIPAPFGGVVTKLYYAKGDIAKVHAPLYAVQIEGTVQIEGAEAAQAPLAATPTPAPTIQASASSSSIEEFLLPDIGEGIVECELVEWLVQEGDTVVEDQPIADVMTDKALVQIPAIKAGKIAKLHYRKGQLAKVHAPLYAIEVEQAVSVPTSTTSPATANTVTATMAGANAAPAAQAVNAEPARQGKALASPAVRRMARALDIDLSQVPGSGKHGRVYKEDITRYQTRGVDSPVSATVQSQAASQTQVESSLAAPQKADIVEPIRGVKAVMARMMVESVSSIPHFTYCEEFDLTDLVALRESMKAKYSSDEVKLTMMPFFMKAMSLALSQFPVMNSQVNADCTELTYKARHNIGMAVDSKVGLLVPNIKDVQDKSILEVAAEITRLTQAARSGRVAPADLKDGTISISNIGALGGTVATPIINKPEVAIVALGKLQTLPRFNAKGEVEARQIMQVSWSGDHRVIDGGTIARFCNLWKQYLEQPQEMLLAMR, via the coding sequence ATGATTAAAGATTTTATTTTGCCGGACATTGGTGAAGGCGTTGTTGAATGTGAGCTCGTTGAATGGCTGGTGAAAGAAGGCGACACAGTCGTTGAAGATCAACCCATAGCCGACGTGATGACAGACAAAGCGCTAGTGCAGATCCCAGCGCCCTTTGGTGGCGTGGTGACTAAGCTGTATTACGCGAAAGGTGATATCGCTAAGGTGCATGCGCCGCTTTATGCAGTACAAATTGAAGGTACTGTGCAAATCGAAGGCGCTGAGGCAGCTCAAGCACCACTTGCAGCCACACCAACGCCTGCGCCGACGATTCAAGCTTCAGCAAGTTCATCCAGTATCGAAGAATTTCTACTGCCCGATATTGGTGAAGGCATTGTGGAGTGTGAACTGGTTGAATGGTTAGTGCAGGAAGGCGATACCGTGGTTGAAGATCAACCCATTGCCGATGTGATGACAGATAAAGCCCTAGTGCAAATTCCGGCCATTAAAGCGGGTAAAATTGCCAAGTTGCATTATCGTAAGGGGCAGCTCGCCAAAGTGCATGCACCTTTATATGCCATTGAAGTTGAACAGGCGGTATCTGTACCAACATCTACCACATCACCCGCAACGGCAAATACTGTGACTGCGACTATGGCTGGGGCAAATGCAGCACCAGCGGCGCAGGCTGTGAATGCAGAGCCCGCCCGTCAAGGTAAAGCCTTAGCCAGCCCTGCGGTTCGCCGTATGGCGCGGGCGTTAGATATCGATTTAAGCCAAGTACCCGGCAGTGGTAAGCATGGCCGAGTGTATAAAGAAGATATCACTCGCTATCAAACACGGGGCGTTGATAGCCCGGTTTCGGCCACGGTTCAAAGCCAAGCCGCTTCCCAAACCCAAGTGGAATCGAGTTTAGCCGCGCCTCAGAAGGCGGATATTGTCGAGCCGATCCGCGGCGTAAAAGCTGTGATGGCCCGCATGATGGTGGAATCTGTGTCGAGCATTCCGCACTTTACCTATTGCGAAGAGTTTGATTTAACAGACTTAGTAGCACTACGTGAAAGTATGAAGGCTAAGTATTCATCCGATGAAGTGAAGCTGACCATGATGCCTTTCTTTATGAAGGCCATGTCGCTGGCGTTAAGTCAGTTCCCTGTGATGAATAGCCAAGTGAATGCCGATTGCACTGAACTGACCTACAAAGCGCGTCACAATATCGGCATGGCGGTGGATTCTAAAGTCGGTCTCTTAGTGCCTAACATCAAAGATGTGCAAGACAAGAGTATTTTAGAAGTGGCGGCAGAAATCACCCGTCTGACCCAAGCCGCCCGCAGTGGCCGCGTGGCGCCAGCGGATCTGAAAGACGGCACTATATCTATTTCTAACATTGGCGCTCTAGGTGGCACAGTGGCGACGCCTATCATCAACAAACCTGAAGTCGCGATTGTGGCCTTAGGTAAGTTGCAAACCTTGCCACGCTTTAACGCGAAAGGGGAAGTCGAAGCCCGCCAAATCATGCAAGTGAGTTGGTCAGGCGACCACAGAGTGATCGATGGCGGCACCATTGCGCGCTTCTGTAATCTGTGGAAGCAGTATCTTGAGCAGCCACAAGAGATGTTATTGGCCATGCGCTAA
- a CDS encoding alpha-ketoacid dehydrogenase subunit beta, translating to MAEMNMLQAVNEALSIAMQADERMVVFGEDVGHFGGVFRATSGLQEKFGRDRCFNTPLTEQGIAGFANGLASNGMTAVAEIQFADYIFPAFDQIVNEAAKFRYRSGNEFNVGSLVFRTPYGGGIAGGHYHSQSPEAYFTQTPGLKVVVPRNPEQAKGLLLASIRDKNPVVFFEPKRLYRASVGEVPAGDYEIELGKAEVVREGKDITLVAWGAQMEILEKAADMAAKEGISCEVIDLRTLAPWDVNTIADSVKKTGRLLINHEAPLTGGFAGEIAATIQQECFLYLESPISRVCGLDTPYPLVHEKEYMPDALKTFEAIKASVTF from the coding sequence GTGGCAGAAATGAATATGTTACAGGCCGTCAATGAGGCCTTGTCGATCGCCATGCAAGCCGATGAGCGCATGGTGGTGTTTGGTGAAGATGTGGGCCATTTTGGCGGAGTATTTCGTGCCACTTCAGGGCTTCAAGAAAAATTTGGCCGTGATCGCTGCTTTAACACCCCGCTGACAGAGCAAGGTATTGCCGGTTTTGCTAACGGTTTAGCCTCCAATGGCATGACAGCAGTGGCCGAAATCCAATTTGCCGATTATATCTTCCCGGCATTTGATCAAATCGTCAACGAAGCCGCCAAGTTCCGTTACCGCAGTGGTAATGAGTTCAATGTGGGCAGTTTAGTGTTCCGTACACCCTACGGTGGCGGTATTGCCGGCGGTCATTATCACTCCCAGTCACCCGAAGCCTATTTTACCCAAACCCCAGGCTTAAAAGTGGTGGTGCCGCGTAATCCTGAGCAGGCAAAGGGATTATTATTAGCGTCAATCCGCGATAAAAACCCTGTGGTATTTTTTGAGCCTAAGCGTTTGTACCGTGCATCCGTGGGTGAAGTGCCCGCGGGCGACTATGAAATTGAACTGGGCAAAGCCGAAGTGGTTCGTGAAGGTAAAGACATCACGCTAGTTGCTTGGGGCGCACAAATGGAAATTCTTGAAAAAGCCGCCGACATGGCCGCTAAAGAAGGGATTTCCTGTGAAGTTATCGATCTTCGCACCTTAGCGCCTTGGGATGTAAATACCATCGCCGATTCAGTTAAAAAGACGGGACGACTGCTTATCAACCATGAAGCGCCGCTAACGGGTGGCTTTGCGGGGGAAATCGCGGCAACGATTCAACAGGAGTGTTTCTTATATCTTGAATCGCCCATCAGCCGAGTGTGTGGTTTGGATACACCGTATCCGCTCGTCCATGAAAAAGAATATATGCCCGATGCGCTTAAGACCTTTGAAGCCATCAAAGCATCAGTGACCTTCTAG
- the nadA gene encoding quinolinate synthase NadA — MSQLAQSPFAPTIETIDYPFPPKPVPLSDMQKAEYKARIKQLLIEKDAVLVAHYYTDPEIQALAEETGGCVSDSLEMARFGRDHPAKTLIVAGVKFMGETAKILSPEKTILMPTLEATCSLDLGCPIDKFSAFCDAHPDHTVVVYANTSAAVKARADWVVTSSIALEIVEHLDSEGKKIIWGPDRHLGSYIAKQTGAEMLMWQGDCIVHDEFKANALRDLKSVYPDAAILVHPESPASVVAMADAVGSTSQLIKAAQTMPNERFIVATDRGIFYKMQQAAPGKTLIEAPTGGNGATCKSCAHCPWMAMNGLKAIEASLSDSDKITHEIFVDEDLRVKALIPLTRMLDFAKTLNMKVKGNA; from the coding sequence ATGAGTCAGTTAGCCCAAAGCCCATTTGCTCCAACAATAGAAACCATTGATTACCCGTTTCCGCCTAAGCCTGTGCCTCTGTCTGATATGCAAAAGGCCGAGTATAAGGCACGTATTAAACAGCTGCTCATTGAAAAAGATGCCGTGCTGGTTGCCCACTATTATACCGATCCTGAAATTCAAGCCCTTGCCGAAGAAACCGGTGGCTGCGTTTCAGATTCCTTAGAAATGGCACGCTTTGGCCGAGATCATCCCGCAAAAACCTTAATCGTTGCTGGGGTCAAATTTATGGGCGAAACCGCCAAAATTTTGAGCCCAGAAAAAACCATTTTAATGCCGACCCTAGAAGCCACTTGCTCATTAGACTTAGGTTGTCCTATCGATAAGTTCAGTGCTTTTTGCGACGCGCACCCAGATCATACTGTGGTGGTTTACGCTAACACTTCGGCGGCAGTTAAAGCCCGCGCCGATTGGGTAGTAACATCGAGTATTGCCCTTGAAATCGTTGAGCATTTAGACAGCGAAGGGAAAAAGATCATTTGGGGACCGGACCGTCATTTAGGCAGTTATATTGCCAAACAGACGGGCGCCGAGATGTTGATGTGGCAGGGCGATTGTATCGTTCACGACGAGTTTAAAGCCAATGCACTACGGGACTTAAAAAGCGTTTACCCAGATGCAGCGATTCTTGTGCACCCTGAATCACCCGCCAGTGTGGTAGCGATGGCCGATGCCGTTGGCTCGACCAGTCAGCTTATCAAAGCCGCGCAGACTATGCCGAATGAGCGTTTTATCGTGGCGACCGATCGTGGTATTTTCTACAAAATGCAGCAGGCGGCGCCGGGTAAAACCTTAATTGAAGCGCCAACGGGCGGAAATGGTGCAACCTGTAAGAGCTGCGCCCACTGTCCTTGGATGGCGATGAATGGCTTGAAAGCCATTGAAGCGTCACTTAGCGATAGCGATAAAATCACCCATGAAATCTTTGTGGATGAAGACTTAAGAGTGAAAGCGTTGATCCCACTGACGCGTATGCTGGATTTCGCTAAGACACTGAATATGAAAGTGAAGGGTAATGCCTAA
- the gap gene encoding type I glyceraldehyde-3-phosphate dehydrogenase, translating to MTIRVAINGYGRIGRNVLRALYESEKAYPIKIVAINDLGDASINAHLTKYDSVHGRFNAKVDHDAEAIYVNGDKILTFQERDPAKLPWAELQVDVVFECTGIFTSKETVQPHLTAGAKKVIISAPGKNVDATVVYGVNNNVLTSDMTVISNASCTTNCLAPFAKPLNDEIGIESGLMTTIHAYTNDQRLSDVYHTDLRRARAAALSMIPTKTGAAAAVGLVVPELQGKFDGLAVRVPTVNVSLVDLSFIASRDTTVEEVNAIIERAASVAPLSEVLAVNKEPLVSIDFNHNAFSSNFDATQTRVNGRLVKVMSWYDNEWGFSNRMLDNAVALMNAK from the coding sequence ATGACTATCCGTGTAGCAATAAATGGCTATGGCCGTATCGGTAGAAACGTATTACGCGCCTTGTACGAAAGCGAGAAAGCTTATCCAATTAAGATTGTCGCTATTAATGATTTAGGCGACGCTTCAATCAACGCTCACCTGACAAAATACGATTCTGTTCACGGTCGTTTCAATGCCAAAGTTGACCATGATGCCGAAGCCATTTATGTGAATGGCGATAAAATCCTCACTTTCCAAGAACGTGATCCTGCAAAACTGCCATGGGCAGAGTTGCAAGTTGACGTGGTTTTCGAATGTACCGGTATCTTCACTTCTAAAGAAACAGTGCAACCCCATTTAACCGCTGGCGCGAAGAAAGTCATTATCTCTGCTCCAGGTAAAAATGTGGATGCCACAGTTGTTTACGGCGTAAACAACAATGTACTGACCTCAGATATGACTGTGATTTCAAATGCGTCATGTACCACTAACTGTTTAGCGCCTTTCGCTAAGCCGTTAAATGACGAGATTGGTATTGAATCTGGCCTGATGACCACCATTCACGCTTACACCAACGATCAACGTTTATCTGACGTGTATCACACTGATTTACGCCGTGCCCGTGCTGCGGCGCTATCGATGATCCCAACTAAAACTGGCGCAGCCGCGGCTGTAGGTTTAGTTGTACCTGAATTACAAGGTAAATTCGACGGTTTAGCGGTTCGTGTACCCACAGTTAACGTGTCTTTAGTGGATTTATCTTTCATCGCTTCCCGTGATACTACGGTTGAAGAAGTGAATGCCATTATCGAACGTGCTGCCAGCGTTGCGCCACTCAGTGAAGTGTTAGCAGTCAACAAAGAGCCATTAGTGTCTATCGACTTTAACCACAATGCGTTTTCTTCAAACTTTGACGCTACTCAAACCCGTGTAAACGGTCGTTTAGTGAAAGTGATGTCTTGGTATGATAACGAGTGGGGATTCAGTAACCGTATGTTAGATAACGCGGTTGCCTTGATGAACGCCAAATAA
- a CDS encoding thiamine pyrophosphate-dependent dehydrogenase E1 component subunit alpha, with protein MSKATLNTDTVHRVGFLDKASLHIPILRILQADGTTYETAVLPVIDEALATKIYDTCVFTRVLDERMLGAQRQGRISFYMTCTGEEAAIVGSVAALDQGDVILAQYREHAALRYRGFTTEQFMNQMFSNEKDLGKGRQMPIHYGCAALNYQTISSPLATQIPQATGVGYSLKMQGKRNVAVCYFGEGAASEGDFHAGLNMAAVLKCPVIFFCRNNGYAISTPTEEQFAGNGIASRGVGYGMHTIRVDGNDMLAVLAATQQARAYAIEHNVPVLIEAMTYRLGAHSSSDDPSGYRSKDEEAKWQQHDPVKRFKLWLINKGWLAEADDVKLHEKYREEVLAAVKVAEKIPVPMLDEIIEDVYDKPTPALKKQLSDLKEHIKKYPQAYPKSAGRL; from the coding sequence ATGAGCAAAGCAACACTCAACACTGATACAGTGCACCGTGTCGGCTTCTTGGATAAGGCATCGCTTCACATTCCTATCCTGAGAATTCTACAGGCCGATGGCACTACCTATGAAACCGCGGTTTTGCCTGTGATAGATGAAGCCTTAGCCACCAAAATTTACGATACCTGTGTGTTCACTCGGGTACTCGATGAACGTATGTTAGGTGCCCAACGTCAAGGGCGCATCAGCTTCTACATGACTTGTACGGGTGAAGAGGCGGCGATTGTTGGCAGTGTTGCAGCACTCGATCAAGGGGATGTTATCCTCGCGCAATATCGCGAACATGCGGCGCTGCGTTACCGCGGTTTTACCACTGAACAGTTTATGAATCAGATGTTTAGTAATGAGAAAGATCTCGGTAAAGGTCGCCAAATGCCGATCCATTACGGCTGTGCGGCGCTCAACTATCAAACCATTTCATCGCCACTGGCAACGCAAATTCCCCAGGCGACAGGCGTGGGTTACAGCTTGAAGATGCAGGGCAAGCGTAATGTCGCCGTGTGTTACTTTGGTGAAGGGGCTGCGTCAGAAGGGGACTTCCATGCGGGTCTCAACATGGCGGCGGTATTAAAATGCCCAGTGATTTTCTTCTGCCGTAACAACGGTTATGCCATTTCAACCCCAACCGAAGAGCAGTTTGCCGGTAACGGTATCGCCAGTCGCGGTGTCGGTTATGGTATGCACACTATCCGTGTCGATGGTAACGATATGCTCGCCGTCTTAGCCGCAACCCAACAAGCTCGCGCCTATGCGATTGAGCACAATGTGCCTGTGTTGATTGAAGCTATGACCTATCGCCTTGGTGCACATTCATCATCGGACGACCCATCTGGCTATCGCTCTAAAGATGAAGAAGCGAAATGGCAACAACACGATCCGGTGAAACGTTTCAAGTTATGGCTTATCAATAAAGGTTGGTTAGCTGAAGCGGATGATGTGAAACTGCATGAAAAATATCGTGAAGAAGTATTGGCTGCGGTAAAAGTGGCTGAAAAAATTCCTGTGCCTATGCTGGATGAAATCATTGAAGATGTGTACGACAAGCCAACGCCTGCACTGAAAAAACAACTCAGCGATCTTAAAGAACACATCAAAAAATATCCGCAAGCCTATCCAAAAAGTGCAGGGAGACTATAA